A genomic region of Catalinimonas niigatensis contains the following coding sequences:
- a CDS encoding glycogen/starch/alpha-glucan phosphorylase, translating into MSAKISAHTLLHSTVSETTRVGLSKKDIQLSFLEYLYYGIGRIPEVATPSDLYTALALTVRDRVFRRFVRTTGAIAEQDVRAVAYLSAEYLPGPHLANNLYNLGITEQTKEALRELEIDLEGLLEQEEEPGLGSGGLGRLASCYMDSLATLAIPAIAYGIRYEFGIFDQSIQNGWQVEITDKWLRFGNPWEVVRPEIAYEVKFGGRTEQITDEDGRFEVRWHPESVVKGTAYDTPVLGYQGSSMILRLWKAEASESFDFSAFNLGNYYQAVEAKMASENIGKVLYPNDQALSGKSLRLKQQLFFVSCSLQDMIRLHLLQGRSLDRFHDKFAIQLNDTHPSIAVAELMRILVDQHRMDWDTSWYITRNTFSYTNHTLLPEALERWPISLFQTILPRHLEIIYEINHRFLQQVREHYTTDDSLISRLSLIDESGERYIRMSHLATVGSHKVNGVSALHSELLQKHVLRDFAELWPDRFCNVTNGITPRRFLGLSNPLLAGLITQHIGETWVTQLDELIKLKDWAEDKPFQQRWKEVKLSNKQALARFIDEHTGVRVNPNSLFDVQAKRIHEYKRQHLKVLHILSLYLQLKKGMLPELPAYTFIFAGKAAPGYFMAKLIIKLIHAVADLVNHDPDVHDLLKVVFLPDFNVKNAQHLYPAADLSEQISLAGMEASGTGNMKFALNGALTVGTLDGANVEIRKQVGEDNFFLFGMNAEQVQSMKASAYQPHPIYENNERLKEVLDFLLSKKLTQGDSQLFKPLYDHLLWQDSFMVLADFQSYLECQEQIGKLWLRPEEWTRKAILNVAHMGKFSSDRAIQEYCQLIWKVSPIEVK; encoded by the coding sequence ATGTCAGCAAAGATCAGTGCACATACTTTACTTCATTCTACTGTATCAGAAACAACACGTGTGGGATTGTCCAAAAAAGACATCCAGCTTTCTTTTCTGGAATACCTCTATTATGGCATTGGCCGCATTCCGGAGGTAGCTACCCCAAGCGATCTCTATACCGCCCTTGCCCTGACGGTCCGGGATCGGGTATTCAGAAGGTTCGTAAGAACAACCGGGGCCATTGCTGAGCAGGATGTACGGGCGGTCGCTTACCTTTCTGCCGAATACCTGCCCGGCCCCCATCTGGCCAACAATCTGTATAACCTGGGGATTACAGAACAGACTAAGGAGGCTTTGCGTGAACTGGAGATTGACCTGGAGGGCTTGCTGGAACAGGAGGAAGAACCCGGCCTGGGCAGTGGGGGATTGGGTAGACTGGCTTCCTGCTATATGGACTCCCTGGCTACCCTGGCCATCCCCGCCATTGCCTATGGGATACGCTATGAGTTTGGTATTTTTGACCAGTCAATACAGAATGGCTGGCAGGTAGAGATTACGGACAAATGGCTTCGCTTTGGTAATCCCTGGGAAGTAGTACGCCCTGAGATTGCGTATGAGGTAAAATTTGGCGGAAGGACAGAACAAATAACCGACGAAGATGGTAGGTTTGAAGTAAGGTGGCATCCGGAATCTGTGGTCAAAGGTACTGCCTATGATACGCCAGTGCTGGGTTATCAGGGTAGTAGCATGATATTGCGGCTCTGGAAAGCCGAGGCCAGCGAATCCTTTGACTTTTCAGCCTTCAACCTGGGTAATTATTACCAGGCGGTGGAAGCAAAAATGGCTTCAGAAAATATCGGTAAGGTACTTTATCCCAATGATCAGGCACTTTCCGGTAAATCACTCCGGCTCAAGCAGCAGTTGTTTTTTGTGAGCTGCTCTCTTCAGGACATGATCAGGCTGCACCTGCTACAGGGCCGCAGTCTGGACAGGTTTCATGACAAATTTGCCATCCAGCTTAACGATACACATCCATCCATAGCAGTAGCAGAGCTCATGCGGATTCTGGTAGATCAACACAGAATGGACTGGGATACTTCCTGGTATATTACCCGCAACACTTTTTCGTATACCAATCACACTCTCTTGCCGGAAGCTTTGGAAAGATGGCCGATAAGTTTATTCCAAACCATACTCCCCCGTCATTTGGAAATCATTTATGAAATCAATCACCGCTTTCTTCAGCAAGTGCGTGAGCATTATACTACAGACGACAGTCTGATCTCCCGCCTCTCCCTGATTGACGAAAGTGGAGAGCGCTATATCCGTATGTCGCACCTGGCTACAGTGGGCAGCCATAAGGTAAACGGGGTTTCTGCCCTGCACTCCGAACTGCTCCAGAAACACGTCCTTCGTGATTTTGCCGAGCTATGGCCTGATAGATTTTGCAATGTCACCAATGGCATCACCCCCCGAAGATTTCTGGGGTTAAGCAATCCCCTGCTTGCCGGACTCATCACCCAGCATATTGGGGAAACATGGGTAACCCAATTGGATGAACTGATCAAACTTAAGGACTGGGCGGAAGATAAGCCCTTTCAGCAAAGATGGAAGGAAGTGAAACTCAGCAACAAACAAGCACTGGCTAGATTTATTGATGAACACACTGGAGTTAGAGTCAATCCCAACTCTCTCTTTGATGTACAGGCAAAACGCATTCATGAATACAAAAGGCAGCACCTCAAGGTACTCCATATTCTCAGTTTGTATTTACAATTGAAAAAAGGGATGCTACCTGAGCTGCCTGCTTATACTTTTATCTTTGCCGGCAAGGCTGCTCCCGGTTATTTTATGGCCAAACTGATCATCAAGCTGATCCATGCAGTGGCCGACCTGGTCAACCATGACCCGGATGTACACGATCTGCTTAAAGTAGTGTTTCTGCCCGACTTTAATGTCAAGAATGCACAGCATCTGTATCCGGCAGCTGACCTTTCTGAACAAATTTCACTGGCCGGCATGGAGGCTTCCGGAACGGGTAATATGAAGTTTGCACTCAACGGAGCTTTGACAGTGGGTACTTTGGATGGCGCCAATGTGGAAATACGGAAACAGGTAGGCGAAGACAACTTCTTCCTCTTTGGCATGAATGCCGAACAGGTACAATCCATGAAAGCCTCTGCCTATCAGCCGCATCCTATTTACGAAAATAATGAGCGACTAAAAGAAGTGCTGGACTTTCTTTTGTCGAAAAAATTGACTCAGGGAGATAGCCAACTTTTTAAACCACTTTACGATCATCTGTTGTGGCAGGATTCTTTCATGGTTCTGGCAGATTTTCAGTCGTATCTGGAGTGTCAGGAGCAGATTGGTAAGCTGTGGTTAAGGCCTGAGGAGTGGACGCGAAAAGCCATTCTCAACGTAGCCCATATGGGAAAATTCTCTTCGGATCGTGCCATTCAGGAATACTGCCAGCTCATTTGGAAGGTATCGCCTATTGAAGTGAAGTAG
- a CDS encoding LexA family protein translates to MTRFRRIDNNVTLTIYSPDFETPLELPLHHSLLAAGFPSPADDYMEASLDLNKHLVQNTSATFFARVKGHSMEDAGIYEGDIIIVDRSKEVRNNDIAVCIINGEFTVKRICINGDKITFKPESDAFKPVQITEAHQFMVWGLVTYIIHKP, encoded by the coding sequence ATGACTAGATTCAGAAGAATAGACAACAACGTAACATTAACCATTTACAGCCCGGATTTTGAAACACCCCTGGAATTACCGTTGCACCATTCTCTTTTGGCGGCGGGCTTTCCATCTCCGGCCGACGATTACATGGAAGCGAGTCTGGACCTCAACAAGCATTTGGTCCAGAATACCAGTGCTACTTTTTTTGCCCGTGTCAAAGGCCACAGTATGGAAGATGCAGGCATTTATGAAGGCGATATCATCATTGTAGACCGATCCAAAGAAGTCAGAAACAACGACATTGCGGTATGTATTATCAATGGAGAATTTACAGTCAAAAGGATTTGTATTAATGGAGATAAAATTACCTTCAAACCGGAAAGTGACGCTTTTAAACCGGTACAAATTACCGAAGCACATCAGTTTATGGTTTGGGGGCTGGTTACTTACATTATTCATAAGCCCTAG
- a CDS encoding tetratricopeptide repeat protein, producing MIEKKTIFYLTIFYQLLIIFVTVFSAFASTDSGRKPIRQQHLKESQQIQEWLKLSARKWDEDPHQAEILARKALTLAKQIKDEDAKGKALLRLGSVKWALGQYEQALDCYLKALTLHEQTQDSLLLATITTGLGLVYDELQNYERSLHYHRRSLQLEKSLNNLKEEARCYNNMGAVFFDLKQYDSAAWYLEQALEIRILEKDTFGMAESYNNVGYVHFVSGETDFAMTNYHKALSIWSEIGSANGMAYTLKNIGQAYLKKKDYTLAEKYLLQSLETGKSIDNRKWEAATLEVLKEMEVSRKNYAQALTYDAQYDALRDSLLNTEKTRQIAEMEARFESGKKEKELILQEQKIEVLRQDRQIKTLWRNSLVLLLALLSAIAFFVIRYQQLKRRKDRQLYDTRQALVKTALENAHLKALELKDELHLKNKELTSYTLNFLQKNELMEEVKEQINDLRKNSEGKLSGQLKKVHWLLDQHQHVDKVWEEFKLYFEQVNEGFFKNIKEAFPDLTPNELKICALMYLNLNIKEMANILGIAPDSVKVARHRIRKKLNLKREESLVDFVRMFDPLAQREN from the coding sequence ATGATTGAGAAAAAAACAATCTTTTATCTAACCATATTTTATCAACTACTGATCATTTTTGTCACCGTCTTTTCCGCTTTTGCATCCACGGATAGCGGGCGTAAGCCTATAAGGCAGCAGCATCTGAAAGAGTCTCAGCAAATCCAGGAATGGCTAAAGCTGAGTGCCCGGAAATGGGATGAAGACCCTCATCAGGCAGAGATATTGGCCCGTAAGGCATTGACCCTAGCCAAACAAATCAAAGATGAGGATGCAAAAGGAAAAGCTTTATTAAGATTGGGTTCGGTGAAATGGGCCTTAGGCCAGTACGAACAAGCGCTGGATTGTTATTTGAAAGCTTTAACCCTCCATGAACAAACACAAGACTCGCTGCTACTGGCCACAATTACTACCGGACTGGGGCTGGTATATGATGAACTACAAAATTATGAGCGGTCATTACACTATCACCGCAGATCGCTACAGCTAGAAAAATCGCTTAACAACCTTAAGGAGGAAGCTCGTTGTTATAACAATATGGGTGCTGTATTTTTTGATTTGAAGCAATATGATTCTGCTGCCTGGTATCTGGAGCAGGCACTTGAAATCCGTATTCTGGAAAAGGACACCTTTGGTATGGCCGAATCTTACAACAATGTCGGCTATGTGCATTTTGTAAGTGGTGAAACAGATTTTGCCATGACCAATTACCACAAAGCCCTCAGCATATGGAGTGAAATCGGAAGTGCCAATGGTATGGCTTATACCCTCAAAAACATTGGTCAGGCTTATCTGAAAAAGAAAGATTATACACTAGCAGAAAAATACCTCCTTCAATCGCTGGAAACTGGCAAGTCTATAGATAACCGAAAATGGGAAGCAGCTACCCTGGAAGTACTGAAGGAGATGGAAGTTAGTAGAAAAAATTATGCGCAGGCTCTGACTTATGATGCCCAGTATGATGCACTACGCGACAGCCTGCTGAATACTGAAAAAACCCGGCAAATAGCAGAAATGGAGGCTCGCTTTGAAAGCGGAAAAAAAGAAAAAGAACTCATATTACAAGAGCAGAAAATTGAAGTGCTGCGCCAGGACCGTCAGATCAAAACGTTGTGGAGAAACTCTCTGGTTCTGCTCCTTGCTTTGCTTTCTGCTATTGCCTTTTTTGTTATCCGTTATCAACAGTTGAAGCGCAGAAAAGATCGCCAGCTCTACGATACCCGGCAGGCATTGGTAAAGACCGCTTTGGAAAATGCGCACCTGAAAGCTCTGGAGTTAAAAGATGAGTTACATTTAAAAAACAAAGAACTTACGTCTTACACCCTTAACTTTCTGCAAAAAAACGAATTGATGGAAGAGGTAAAAGAGCAAATCAATGACCTCCGCAAAAACTCTGAGGGTAAGCTTTCAGGACAATTAAAAAAAGTACACTGGCTATTGGACCAGCACCAACATGTTGATAAAGTTTGGGAAGAATTCAAACTATATTTTGAGCAGGTAAATGAAGGTTTCTTCAAAAATATCAAGGAAGCCTTTCCCGACCTGACACCCAATGAACTAAAAATATGTGCTTTGATGTACCTAAACCTCAATATCAAAGAGATGGCCAATATACTGGGTATCGCTCCCGATAGTGTGAAAGTAGCCCGGCATAGAATTCGGAAAAAGCTAAACCTTAAAAGAGAAGAGAGCTTGGTTGATTTTGTACGGATGTTTGATCCCCTTGCTCAAAGGGAAAACTAA
- a CDS encoding SDR family oxidoreductase: protein MQNLKNKTALITGGSKGIGYGIAASLIEQGMRVAITSRSQSNAQEAAAELNKAGKGEALGLEADVRDFSSQQKAVEQLLQKWGQLDLLVANAGLGYFASIEDMTMDQWHDTIDTNLTGVFYSIKASLDALKSAKGYIMTISSLAGTNFFPNGSAYNASKFGLTGFTQSVMLDLRQHGIKVTTIMPGSVATYFNNHQPDEKDGWKIQIEDLGQMVVDLMQMHPRTLPSKIEVRPTQPPQK from the coding sequence ATGCAAAATCTGAAAAACAAAACAGCACTTATCACCGGTGGAAGTAAAGGCATAGGCTATGGCATCGCAGCGTCCCTGATAGAACAGGGCATGAGAGTGGCCATTACCAGCCGTTCTCAGTCTAATGCCCAAGAGGCAGCAGCAGAACTTAATAAAGCAGGCAAAGGTGAGGCTTTGGGCCTTGAAGCGGATGTGCGGGATTTTTCGTCCCAGCAAAAAGCGGTAGAACAGCTACTGCAAAAATGGGGGCAACTGGACCTTCTGGTTGCCAACGCAGGCTTGGGTTATTTTGCCTCCATTGAAGATATGACGATGGATCAGTGGCATGATACCATTGATACCAACCTTACCGGTGTTTTTTATAGCATCAAGGCCAGCCTGGATGCGCTGAAATCTGCCAAAGGATACATTATGACCATTTCCAGTCTGGCAGGCACCAACTTTTTTCCCAATGGCTCGGCCTACAATGCCAGTAAGTTTGGCCTGACCGGCTTTACCCAATCAGTGATGCTGGATTTGCGTCAGCATGGAATTAAGGTAACGACCATCATGCCGGGCTCGGTGGCTACCTACTTTAACAATCATCAGCCGGATGAAAAAGATGGCTGGAAGATTCAGATTGAAGATCTGGGACAAATGGTGGTAGACCTGATGCAGATGCATCCTCGTACCCTGCCCAGCAAAATTGAGGTAAGGCCCACCCAGCCGCCGCAGAAATAA
- a CDS encoding OB-fold protein, which produces MFRKYTGNLNLLGIKLNTAYVFGFFLLFLSLGVFHQSRRVIFLDSSQLLTSFRENDSLATATYVHQSLRVSGVLSRREPKDNHYLTLLLKTRDPHHYIHCQMSETQTKLINELIAGMMISVQGKCVWYDEKVFLQECILVTP; this is translated from the coding sequence ATGTTTCGTAAGTATACAGGAAACCTTAATCTTTTAGGAATAAAGCTCAATACGGCTTATGTATTTGGATTTTTTCTGTTGTTCTTATCCCTGGGTGTGTTTCATCAAAGTAGACGAGTCATTTTTTTGGATTCGAGTCAATTATTGACCTCATTTAGAGAGAATGACAGCCTGGCGACGGCTACTTATGTTCATCAGTCTCTGCGGGTAAGCGGCGTTCTTTCCCGGAGAGAACCTAAAGATAACCATTATCTGACTTTACTTCTTAAGACCCGCGATCCCCATCATTATATCCATTGTCAAATGAGTGAAACGCAAACTAAGTTAATCAATGAGCTGATCGCTGGCATGATGATAAGTGTACAGGGCAAATGCGTGTGGTACGACGAAAAAGTTTTCTTACAGGAATGTATTCTTGTCACACCCTAA
- a CDS encoding tetratricopeptide repeat protein, whose protein sequence is MKRIVLLFFAFLLHISLSLATPRIDSLMSMLNIHTNPGTERADLLADISSAYWIKSPDSSEVYGLKALELATQLDYHLGMANANRTLGVCHWARGNHDDGLKYLLDALTLYRALDDSLGIANATMNIALVYRDQGDYDNAFPRFFISYDMFKNLDRKDRLVNTANHLGLAYFRTDKLAEAQRYFNEALALSKEINYQYGLATALHHLGNISQKQKNHQAALDFYEKSLKIQQSINDWEGATHTMHSIGSIYAEKQEYTLAIEKLKTAEQWAHKVSSKMMLSEIYLELKEVYAAQNKFHQALSYYEAYTKTQDSVLNAQKTRELLRMEHQHELEKKEQHLTIQEQKIALLRQESKIKLLWVYLLGIGILLTAGLASMFSYLQRLKNQKNRELMEKQQRLTQIELENTRLKEQELAKELEHKHKELTSYSLNFIQKNELVDDIKESLRLLKKNSDQQTGKKLEQIQRMLNTNFQIDRDWEDFRLHFEKVHQRFFIQLKERCPDLSPSELKLCTLIKLNMNLKEAARILGISPESVKTARYRLRKKLDLPKQQNLNEFLQQLDQSLQPDRPVSIAVRYQHGTFSKN, encoded by the coding sequence ATGAAACGCATTGTACTTTTATTTTTTGCCTTTCTGCTGCATATCTCCCTAAGTCTGGCGACTCCGCGCATTGATTCACTCATGAGCATGTTAAATATTCATACCAATCCTGGAACAGAGAGAGCCGATTTATTAGCAGATATCAGCAGTGCGTACTGGATCAAGAGCCCTGACAGTTCTGAGGTGTATGGTCTCAAAGCATTAGAATTAGCTACCCAACTTGACTATCATCTTGGCATGGCCAATGCTAATCGCACATTAGGGGTCTGCCACTGGGCAAGAGGCAATCATGATGATGGATTGAAATACCTGCTTGACGCACTTACCCTTTACCGTGCGTTGGATGATTCTCTGGGCATTGCCAATGCTACTATGAACATTGCGCTCGTTTACCGTGATCAGGGAGATTATGACAATGCTTTCCCCCGCTTTTTCATCTCCTATGATATGTTTAAAAACTTAGACAGAAAAGACCGGTTGGTGAATACCGCTAACCATCTGGGGTTGGCATATTTCCGTACCGATAAACTCGCCGAAGCTCAGCGTTACTTTAATGAAGCACTCGCGCTCAGCAAAGAAATCAACTATCAGTATGGGCTGGCTACAGCTTTGCATCATTTGGGTAATATCAGCCAAAAACAAAAAAATCATCAGGCTGCCCTGGATTTTTACGAAAAATCTTTAAAAATACAGCAAAGCATCAATGACTGGGAAGGTGCTACCCATACCATGCACTCCATTGGTAGCATTTATGCAGAAAAACAGGAGTATACACTGGCCATAGAGAAACTAAAAACCGCTGAGCAGTGGGCCCATAAGGTAAGCTCTAAAATGATGTTAAGCGAGATTTATCTGGAACTCAAAGAGGTGTATGCAGCCCAAAACAAATTTCACCAAGCCTTATCCTATTATGAAGCCTATACAAAAACGCAGGATAGCGTGTTGAACGCACAAAAAACCCGCGAGCTACTCCGCATGGAGCATCAACATGAGCTGGAAAAAAAAGAACAGCATCTGACCATTCAGGAGCAGAAAATTGCTTTGCTCCGGCAGGAAAGTAAAATCAAACTGCTATGGGTTTATCTGTTGGGTATTGGTATACTACTGACTGCTGGTCTGGCTTCCATGTTCTCTTATTTACAGCGGCTTAAGAACCAGAAAAACAGGGAGTTGATGGAGAAACAACAGCGTCTTACCCAAATAGAACTTGAAAATACCCGGCTCAAGGAGCAGGAGCTGGCGAAGGAACTGGAACATAAGCATAAAGAGCTGACCAGCTACTCTCTGAATTTTATCCAGAAAAATGAACTGGTGGATGACATCAAAGAATCGCTTAGGTTGCTAAAGAAAAACTCTGACCAGCAAACCGGCAAAAAGCTGGAGCAAATCCAGCGCATGCTTAACACCAATTTCCAGATTGACCGCGACTGGGAAGATTTCCGTCTTCATTTTGAGAAAGTACATCAGCGCTTTTTCATCCAATTAAAAGAACGATGCCCTGACTTATCACCCAGTGAGCTAAAACTGTGTACTTTGATCAAATTGAATATGAACCTCAAAGAAGCAGCACGTATTCTCGGTATTTCGCCGGAAAGTGTGAAGACTGCCCGCTATCGGCTTCGCAAAAAGCTCGATCTCCCCAAGCAGCAAAATCTCAACGAATTCCTGCAGCAACTGGATCAGTCATTGCAACCTGATCGGCCAGTAAGTATTGCAGTCAGATACCAGCATGGGACTTTCAGTAAAAATTAA
- a CDS encoding TetR/AcrR family transcriptional regulator, which translates to MGTKDRKLREKEQLREQILKAAREIFFEKGFQDTSIRNIADRIEYSPGTIYLYFKDKDAIFHELHKEGFQLLRKNKMQVLQHIEDPFERLIAMGKGYLEFARENPDYYDLMFIITNPMEALEDKECWQEGQTAFDILVQVVADCIQQGRFQGHNAENLAYTIWSAMHGMVTINIRGRCMVITEDKRDHITSLGMETLVMLLEKS; encoded by the coding sequence ATGGGAACCAAAGACAGAAAATTACGCGAAAAAGAGCAACTGAGGGAGCAGATATTAAAAGCTGCCCGTGAAATATTCTTTGAAAAAGGATTTCAGGATACCAGTATTCGCAATATCGCTGATAGAATAGAGTATAGTCCGGGAACAATCTATCTTTATTTCAAGGACAAAGATGCTATTTTCCATGAACTGCACAAAGAAGGTTTTCAGCTGTTAAGGAAAAACAAGATGCAGGTCCTACAGCATATAGAAGATCCTTTTGAAAGACTCATCGCCATGGGCAAAGGCTACCTGGAGTTTGCCCGTGAAAATCCTGATTATTACGATTTGATGTTTATCATCACCAATCCTATGGAGGCGCTGGAAGACAAAGAATGCTGGCAGGAAGGACAAACTGCTTTTGACATTCTGGTACAGGTAGTAGCTGATTGTATACAGCAGGGACGCTTCCAGGGACATAATGCTGAAAACCTTGCCTATACCATCTGGTCTGCCATGCATGGTATGGTCACCATCAACATACGCGGCCGTTGTATGGTCATTACTGAAGATAAGAGAGACCACATCACTTCTCTGGGTATGGAAACCCTGGTCATGCTGCTGGAAAAAAGCTGA